Proteins encoded in a region of the Salvelinus sp. IW2-2015 linkage group LG27, ASM291031v2, whole genome shotgun sequence genome:
- the LOC111953837 gene encoding mitochondrial import inner membrane translocase subunit Tim21: protein MVYSFILKVVQRNLQQHQSLSTQCVDRIWKRMQNSVHLQKPTTAPSRYIFYRTADRSSIVSGIFCTQNRSISLDTRLRSKEEKDGGQVSVPRRGPSTAQKVKEAGKDFTYLIVVIIGLGVTGGLLYVVFQELFSSSSPSKVYSKAFNKARLHPEVIGVFGEPIKCFGETSRRGRRQQVSHVEYMKDGLKHMRLKFYIEGDEPGRQGTVHTESKENPETGKLEFRYIFVEVDTYPRRTIIIEDNR from the exons ATGGTGTATTCTTTCATACTGAAAGTTGTGCAGCGTAATTTGCAGCAACATCAATCACTATCAACGCAATGCGTTGATCGAATATGGAAACGCATGCAAAACAGTGTGCACCTTCAGAAACCGACTACAGCACCATCCAGATATATTTTCTACAGGACCGCAGATCGCTCATCTATTGTGAGCGGTATATTTTGTACACAGAATCGAAGCATTTCTCTCGACACAAGGTTGAGAAGTAAAGAAGAAAAGGATGGTGGACAGGTGTCAGTACCTAGGCGAGGACCTTCTACTGCACAAAAAG TCAAAGAAGCTGGCAAAGACTTCACCTATCTCATAGTTGTGATCATCGGACTTGGAGTAACTG GTGGGTTGTTGTATGTGGTGTTCCAGGAGCTGTTTTCCTCCTCCAGCCCCAGCAAGGTCTACAGCAAAGCCTTCAACAAAGCCAGGTTGCACCCAGAG GTGATTGGAGTGTTTGGGGAGCCAATCAAGTGCTTTGGTGAGACGTCCCGTCGTGGTAGAAGACAGCAAGTCAG TCATGTAGAGTATATGAAGGATGGACTAAAGCACATGAGGCTGAAGTTCTACATTGAAGGGGACGAACCAGGCCGTCAGGGAACGGTGCACACGGAATCCAAAGAG AACCCTGAAACTGGGAAGTTAGAGTTTCGCTACATCTTCGTGGAAGTAGACACCTACCCAAGGAGAACCATCATCATCGAGGACAACAGATAA